In Parasphingorhabdus halotolerans, a single window of DNA contains:
- a CDS encoding PilZ domain-containing protein, which translates to MTSAINHATPDPRRATRFPVDFDTICETRKDGEFAGKITNISAHGCQLVHEVPLEKGDRVVVRLPIAGRIEAFLVWSHNGRSGFEFERVIREADFAVMVDKIVTVE; encoded by the coding sequence TTGACCAGCGCAATAAATCATGCAACGCCCGACCCGCGCAGAGCGACGCGCTTTCCGGTGGATTTCGATACGATTTGTGAAACCCGCAAAGATGGCGAGTTCGCTGGCAAGATTACAAATATTTCAGCTCATGGTTGCCAGTTGGTCCACGAAGTACCGCTGGAAAAAGGCGATCGCGTAGTTGTGCGTTTGCCGATTGCAGGGCGAATTGAAGCATTCTTAGTCTGGAGTCACAATGGCCGTTCTGGATTTGAATTTGAACGGGTCATTCGCGAAGCCGATTTCGCGGTGATGGTCGACAAGATCGTTACTGTCGAATAA
- the tyrS gene encoding tyrosine--tRNA ligase, whose translation MTHYQSDLLRVLNDRGYIHQLTDADGLDALACKVIVPGYIGFDATAPSLHVGSLVQIMMLRRMQQTGHKPIVVMGGGTTKVGDPSGKDESRKMLSAADIDANIDSIKRIFEQFLTFGDGPTDAIMVNNADWLDALNYVDMLRNIGPHFTINRMLTFESVKIRLDREQPLTFLEFNYMILQAYDFLELSRRNDCRLQLGGSDQWGNIINGIELTRRIDSQQLFGLTTPLIATADGSKMGKTANGAVWLNADQLSPYDYWQFWRNTQDADVGRFLRLFTDIDLDEIQRLEALEGSEINLAKKTLADAATTMAHGEKAAQHAAQTAENLFEQGQAGGDLPVFEVSYDQISILDALVGIGFCASKGEAKRLVSGGGARLDGEVVSDMGTMISATDADVKISAGKKKHGLIRKVG comes from the coding sequence ATGACACACTATCAATCTGATCTCCTGCGCGTCCTCAATGATCGCGGCTATATTCACCAGTTAACCGATGCCGACGGGCTTGATGCGCTTGCCTGCAAGGTGATCGTACCGGGTTACATCGGTTTTGATGCGACCGCACCGTCACTACACGTCGGCAGCCTTGTTCAGATCATGATGTTGCGGCGCATGCAGCAAACCGGCCACAAACCGATCGTAGTGATGGGCGGCGGCACCACAAAAGTCGGCGATCCATCTGGTAAGGATGAAAGCCGCAAAATGCTAAGCGCAGCAGATATTGATGCCAACATCGACAGCATCAAGCGGATATTCGAGCAGTTCCTTACTTTTGGCGATGGGCCAACCGACGCGATCATGGTCAATAATGCAGACTGGCTAGACGCCCTGAATTATGTCGACATGCTGCGCAATATAGGACCGCATTTCACGATTAACCGGATGCTCACATTCGAATCTGTTAAAATACGTCTCGACCGCGAGCAGCCCCTGACCTTTCTCGAATTTAATTACATGATCTTGCAAGCCTATGATTTTCTTGAGTTATCCCGACGGAATGACTGCCGTTTGCAATTAGGCGGTTCGGACCAATGGGGCAATATCATCAACGGAATAGAGCTCACGCGAAGGATTGATAGCCAACAACTGTTTGGACTCACAACACCGCTGATCGCTACCGCAGATGGTAGCAAAATGGGCAAAACGGCAAATGGCGCCGTCTGGCTCAACGCCGATCAGCTTTCGCCATATGACTATTGGCAATTCTGGCGGAATACGCAGGATGCAGACGTTGGCCGTTTCTTGCGTCTTTTTACCGACATTGATCTAGACGAAATCCAGCGTCTGGAAGCATTGGAGGGCTCCGAGATAAACCTTGCCAAGAAAACACTGGCCGATGCCGCAACGACTATGGCGCACGGCGAGAAAGCTGCGCAACACGCCGCTCAGACGGCTGAAAATCTATTTGAGCAAGGTCAAGCGGGCGGTGATTTGCCGGTTTTTGAGGTGTCGTATGATCAAATTTCGATTCTTGATGCGCTTGTCGGCATTGGTTTTTGTGCGTCCAAAGGCGAAGCGAAACGGTTGGTGTCAGGCGGCGGCGCAAGGCTTGACGGCGAAGTTGTGAGCGATATGGGTACAATGATTTCTGCCACTGATGCCGATGTCAAAATCTCTGCTGGAAAGAAGAAGCACGGGCTAATCCGCAAGGTCGGCTAG
- a CDS encoding DOMON-like domain-containing protein, with the protein MNSEIDPKAYSENSWSLFCHPDHPADRIEAITVSQEWTESGQLWLRYHIDGELNAISTPDPANGERRDNLWQTTCCELFVRIPGDEAYGEYNFSPSSQWAAYQFSAFRKDMANMEVPGVPEIYCDASETHLALETTLLLPERFDNQDLKASFSVVIEEVDGPKSFWAVAHPAGVPEFHHRDCFSADLKASKAL; encoded by the coding sequence TTGAACTCGGAAATTGATCCCAAGGCATATTCTGAAAATAGCTGGTCGTTGTTCTGTCATCCCGATCATCCTGCTGATCGCATTGAGGCAATAACCGTCAGTCAGGAATGGACCGAATCAGGACAATTATGGCTCCGTTATCATATCGATGGGGAGCTGAATGCAATTAGCACACCCGATCCAGCGAATGGCGAACGCCGTGACAATCTTTGGCAAACAACCTGTTGCGAGTTATTTGTGCGCATTCCAGGTGATGAAGCCTATGGCGAGTATAATTTCTCTCCTTCGTCGCAATGGGCAGCTTATCAATTCAGCGCGTTTCGCAAAGATATGGCCAATATGGAAGTGCCGGGAGTGCCGGAAATCTATTGTGATGCCAGCGAAACCCATCTTGCGCTGGAAACGACTTTGCTCCTGCCCGAGCGTTTTGATAACCAGGACTTGAAAGCAAGTTTTTCTGTTGTGATAGAAGAGGTTGATGGCCCAAAATCATTCTGGGCTGTGGCCCACCCAGCAGGAGTACCGGAATTTCACCATCGGGATTGCTTTTCGGCTGATCTGAAGGCATCAAAAGCCTTATGA
- a CDS encoding exo-beta-N-acetylmuramidase NamZ family protein yields MKFGIDRLLEDPALRKPLEGKRVALLAHPASVTRDLEHSLDALAACGGINLTAAFGPQHGLRGDKQDNMVETEDYTDPVHGIPVFSLYGEVRRPTGQSMGTFDVLLIDLQDLGCRIYTFITTLRYVLEAAAEHGKAVWVLDRPNPVGRPIEGNMLEEGWESFVGAAPMPMRHGLTLGEMGRWFIHYFDLDVQYKVIEMQGWQPEGPGSGWPTDRVWINPSPNAPNVMMARAYAGTVMLEGTTLSEGRGTTRPLELFGAPDIDARAVIAEMHKRAPQWLKGVTLRECWFEPTFHKHKGMLCNGIQIHTEGPRYNHADFRPWRLQALAFKAIRKLYFGYELWRDFAYEYEEGKLAIDVINGGPQLREWIDSPSTIANDLEAFTAPDERMWGQMLAEYLIY; encoded by the coding sequence ATGAAATTTGGAATAGACCGACTTCTTGAAGATCCTGCCTTGCGCAAGCCTCTCGAAGGCAAGCGCGTTGCTTTACTAGCTCATCCAGCCTCGGTTACGAGGGATTTGGAACACTCGCTAGATGCATTAGCTGCCTGCGGCGGAATTAATCTGACCGCCGCATTTGGCCCGCAACATGGTCTGCGCGGTGACAAACAGGACAATATGGTCGAAACGGAAGATTATACTGATCCCGTTCACGGTATTCCGGTTTTCAGTCTTTACGGCGAAGTCCGCCGACCTACCGGCCAATCGATGGGGACATTTGATGTTCTCCTCATTGATCTTCAAGATCTGGGCTGCCGGATTTATACCTTCATAACGACTCTTCGTTATGTGCTGGAAGCCGCAGCCGAGCATGGAAAAGCGGTTTGGGTGCTGGATCGACCGAATCCGGTGGGAAGGCCAATCGAAGGCAATATGCTGGAAGAAGGCTGGGAAAGCTTCGTTGGTGCTGCGCCCATGCCGATGCGTCACGGTCTGACGCTTGGCGAAATGGGACGTTGGTTCATCCATTATTTCGATCTTGATGTGCAATATAAGGTCATTGAAATGCAAGGCTGGCAGCCTGAAGGCCCAGGGTCAGGTTGGCCGACGGATCGTGTCTGGATAAATCCTAGCCCCAATGCGCCGAACGTTATGATGGCGCGCGCCTATGCCGGCACGGTCATGCTGGAGGGAACCACACTATCGGAAGGGCGAGGGACTACAAGGCCGCTTGAGTTGTTTGGCGCTCCCGATATCGACGCTCGGGCTGTGATTGCAGAAATGCACAAACGCGCACCGCAATGGCTCAAAGGCGTGACATTGAGAGAATGCTGGTTTGAACCGACATTTCATAAGCATAAAGGCATGCTGTGCAATGGCATCCAGATCCATACCGAGGGGCCGCGATATAATCATGCAGACTTTCGTCCTTGGCGCCTGCAAGCTTTGGCATTCAAAGCGATCCGTAAGCTCTATTTCGGATATGAACTTTGGCGCGATTTTGCCTATGAATACGAAGAAGGCAAACTCGCGATTGATGTCATCAACGGCGGTCCGCAGCTCAGGGAATGGATTGATAGCCCATCTACTATAGCCAATGATCTGGAAGCCTTTACCGCGCCGGACGAACGGATGTGGGGGCAGATGCTCGCCGAATACCTGATCTATTGA